One genomic window of Branchiostoma lanceolatum isolate klBraLanc5 chromosome 5, klBraLanc5.hap2, whole genome shotgun sequence includes the following:
- the LOC136434776 gene encoding kelch-like protein 24: MPSPTTDRLDFHQPFQAADILKALNDMRGFKVLTDVILTVEDEEFHCHRAVLAASSPYFTAMFAGNLRESRAEQIKMEGIPADTMQLHLDYAYTGRVTITRDNVFQLFETSDLLQVLPVKDACLTFLERILDVSNCIEIRKLAEIHSCDSLFRKARDLARSRFSKVIKTEEFLQLPKQYIVDYLSDDELNTENEEEIYKAIIRWIKFDRESRSQDLDQLIELVRLPFVTPEYLISKIALDPLVYNSDGCVQQIYEARAFQISGTYRRAVKTRQRRPRKCNCVEVMVAVCGEKKTFKGSSKAREVPYYDPVHQRWRALGPVPSKDLQVSSAVSTGYDIYITGGLINDKARKDAMCYVSYLNVWKPIASMLHPRYHHGAAVLDGKVYVIGGYDGQRCLEDVERYDPDQDKWERLAPLVHAVKCPAVAAYDRRIYVFGGFYDGYNISRQLQCYDPHTNSWSVVESNMIDYTCAHAVRLDNRIYLLGGSSKTVKAYDPSDDSIVRVADMNIKRDNCGVSVVGGKIYVSGGVTESNGPALDCIECYDPKKDEWTFGHKLPCQLYRHGFVTVQMYKEDIHAGQN; this comes from the exons ATGCCCAGTCCCACCACAGACAGACTGGACTTCCACCAGCCCTTCCAGGCAGCAGACATCCTGAAGGCGCTAAATGACATGCGCGGATTCAAGGTGCTGACTGACGTCATCCTGACGGTAGAAGATGAGGAGTTCCACTGCCATCG AGCGGTCCTGGCGGCCAGCAGTCCCTACTTCACGGCCATGTTCGCGGGGAACCTGCGGGAGAGCCGGGCAGAACAGATCAAGATGGAAGGCATCCCCGCGGACACCATGCAGCTTCATCTCGACTACGCCTACACCGGTAGAGTCACCATCACACGCGACAACGTCTTTCAACTCTTCGAAACCTCCGACTTGCTGCAGGTCTTGCCGGTCAAAGACGCTTGCCTGACCTTCTTAGAGAGGATTCTAGACGTCTCGAACTGTATAGAGATTCGCAAGCTAGCCGAGATCCATTCGTGCGACTCGCTGTTCCGCAAGGCGAGAGACTTGGCCCGAAGTCGGTTCTCCAAAGTTATCAAAACGGAGGAATTCCTGCAGCTTCCCAAACAGTACATCGTGGACTATCTGTCCGACGACGAGCTGAACACGGAAAACGAGGAAGAGATCTACAAGGCGATCATAAGATGGATCAAGTTCGATCGGGAGAGCAGATCGCAGGATCTGGATCAGTTGATCGAGTTGGTGCGTCTACCATTCGTGACGCCGGAATACCTGATCTCCAAGATCGCCCTAGATCCGCTTGTGTATAACTCCGACGGGTGCGTCCAGCAGATCTACGAGGCCAGAGCCTTCCAGATCTCGGGCACGTACAGACGAGCGGTGAAGACGAGACAGAGACGGCCGCGAAAGTGCAACTGTGTGGAGGTGATGGTGGCGGTCTGCGGAGAGAAGAAGACTTTCAAGGGGTCGAGCAAGGCGCGGGAAGTGCCTTACTATGACCCCGTACACCAGAGATGGCGAGCACTGGGTCCCGTACCGTCTAAAGATCTCCAG GTCTCCAGCGCTGTCTCCACAGGTTACGACATCTACATCACAGGCGGGTTGATAAACGACAAGGCGCGGAAGGATGCCATGTGCTACGTGTCCTACCTGAACGTGTGGAAACCCATCGCGTCCATGCTCCACCCGCGCTACCACCACGGCGCCGCGGTGCTGGACGGGAAG gTGTACGTCATCGGCGGGTACGACGGCCAGCGGTGCCTGGAGGACGTGGAGCGGTACGACCCCGACCAGGACAAGTGGGAGCGGCTCGCTCCGCTGGTGCACGCCGTCAAGTGCCCCGCCGTGGCCGCCTACGACCGCAG GATCTACGTGTTCGGCGGGTTCTACGACGGGTACAACATCTCCCGGCAGCTGCAGTGCTACGATCCGCACACCAACTCCTGGAGCGTGGTGGAGTCCAACATGATAGACTACACATGCGCACATGCCGTCAGACTCGACAACCGGATATACTTACTAG GTGGCTCCTCCAAGACAGTAAAGGCTTACGACCCATCTGACGACTCCATCGTCCGCGTGGCCGACATGAACATCAAGCGCGACAACTGCGGCGTCAGCGTGGTGGGCGGGAAGATCTACGTGTCGGGCGGCGTCACCGAGTCCAACGGACCCGCCCTGGACTGCATCGAATGCTACGATCCCAAAAAGGATGAGTGGACGTTCGGACACAAGTTGCCCTGTCAGTTGTACCGACACGGGTTCGTCACTGTGCAGATGTACAAGGAAGATATTCATGCGGGACagaactag
- the LOC136434250 gene encoding ficolin-1-like produces the protein MGCSWVIFAGTFMTFLTQTGHSQDVTGSSLKPAQVGSTCQKIVYSAAPCPQNVCSCPACPACVCQCYKDNVTTPVTPQPTQGVCTQDGTDLLSVAGGCDVLYKSGVRANGVYTIDPDGRGQIEVYCDMERDGGGWTVIQKRQDGHMEFSRDWDAYRRGFGDPREFWIGLEHIHRLTKAKPTDLHVTVADSGGTEKFARYRGFKVDGEDTNYTLRLGLYLEGSAGDSLEYHRDMPFSTPDRDNDGSASNCAEDVKGAWWFKDCHTSDLNGAYHGGPSQSINWYSFSGDNAPLARAEMRLRPSDF, from the exons ATGGGCTGCTCCTGGGTGATATTCGCGGGAACTTTCATGACGTTTTTAACGCAGACAGGTCATAGTCAGGACGTCACGGGGTCCTCCTTGAAGCCTGCACAG GTTGGTTCAACGTGTCAAAAAATAGTGTACAGTGCAGCACCGTGTCCGCAGAATGTGTGTTCCTGTCCGGCGTGCCCGGCGTGTGTCTGTCAGTGTTATAAGGACAACGTCACCACACCTGTTACACCCCAGCCCACACAGGGGGTGTGCACACAGGACGGAACAG ATTTGTTAAGTGTTGCTGGAGGCTGTGACGTGTTGTACAAGAGCGGTGTGCGTGCGAACGGTGTCTACACAATAGACCCGGACGGTCGCGGACAGATAGAGGTCTACTGTGACATGGAAAGAGACGGTGGAGGGTGGACAGTCATCCAGAAGAGACAG GATGGGCACATGGAGTTTTCCCGTGACTGGGATGCCTACAGGAGAGGGTTCGGAGACCCGCGGGAGTTCTGGATCGGCCTGGAACACATTCACCGTCTGACCAAGGCGAAACCCACGGACCTCCATGTAACAGTGGCGGACTCGGGGGGCACCGAGAAATTCGCTCGATACAG GGGGTTCAAAGTCGACGGCGAGGACACGAACTACACGTTACGCCTGGGCCTGTACCTGGAGGGGTCGGCGGGAGATTCCCTGGAGTACCACAGGGACATGCCGTTCAGCACCCCGGACAGGGACAACGACGGATCCGCGTCTAACTGTGCAGAGGATGTTAAG GGTGCCTGGTGGTTCAAAGACTGCCACACCAGTGATCTGAACGGTGCGTACCACGGAGGCCCCTCCCAGTCCATCAACTGGTACAGCTTCTCAGGAGACAACGCCCCCCTGGCAAGAGCGGAGATGAGACTCAGGCCCTCCGACTTTTAG